The Rhodopirellula bahusiensis genome has a window encoding:
- a CDS encoding membrane or secreted protein, producing MSRLVYLGFAICCVVVASALWTKMPSKTTVSDIDILEQTSNFVLVRHQEETGKMYRSFFDDFSEPQFRNWFGEDRWTTIDTLSPASPSLEAYVTLRRKIFSGESDFLDNRIESANGIAKFTAVAPTESMVTSKSMLENNQLWFVEGDDLWFRGRYKLQSGVPFTIADFQERGRYNSPGPRITIWDQKYLGYELKSGWKPKLRQSNVEVPIGEWFFLTVHLVLDHKNGQVQIWQNDQLLIDEEIATLPASDSLLNALEVGITATDHAAEVWIDEVQISHEPIEIKAIPTTQTD from the coding sequence ATGAGCCGACTGGTCTATCTGGGTTTTGCGATTTGCTGCGTTGTTGTGGCATCCGCTTTATGGACGAAGATGCCATCCAAGACGACGGTTTCCGACATCGACATCCTGGAACAAACCTCGAACTTTGTCTTAGTCCGACACCAAGAAGAAACGGGCAAAATGTACCGTTCCTTTTTCGACGACTTCTCGGAACCTCAGTTCCGAAACTGGTTTGGCGAAGACCGCTGGACAACAATCGATACTCTCTCGCCCGCCTCACCGTCGCTGGAAGCCTACGTCACTCTGCGTCGAAAGATCTTTTCGGGCGAAAGCGATTTTTTGGACAACCGGATCGAGTCAGCGAACGGGATCGCAAAATTCACAGCGGTCGCGCCAACCGAATCGATGGTGACATCGAAGTCCATGTTGGAAAACAATCAACTCTGGTTCGTTGAAGGCGACGACCTTTGGTTCCGAGGCAGATACAAACTTCAATCCGGTGTTCCATTCACGATCGCCGACTTCCAAGAACGTGGACGGTACAACAGCCCCGGTCCAAGGATCACGATTTGGGATCAAAAGTATCTTGGCTATGAACTTAAATCAGGTTGGAAACCCAAACTGCGTCAGTCCAATGTGGAAGTACCAATCGGTGAGTGGTTCTTCTTAACAGTGCACCTCGTTTTGGATCACAAAAATGGACAAGTGCAAATCTGGCAGAACGATCAACTTTTGATCGATGAAGAGATTGCAACTTTGCCCGCATCGGACTCCTTGCTCAATGCCTTGGAAGTTGGAATCACCGCCACCGATCATGCGGCGGAAGTTTGGATTGACGAAGTTCAGATTTCTCACGAGCCCATCGAAATCAAAGCGATTCCCACCACGCAAACGGATTGA
- a CDS encoding efflux RND transporter periplasmic adaptor subunit → MSALVALLVVVAAAWNLKNRELGTNQVDASASDEADREASPTIDFDDAQRICLSDRKINVAGIRWVEVQRGTLVVTRTLPARFAYDDTRHVSLRTPTDGVLESILVKPGDSVDRGQPVAVLRSPSIGTARNQILSEKAKLDLAQETYRWEADSHAGVSDLAKRIRAGEAIDAIKQSLKDKTIGEFGGQLLTMYSKSNLANQLSRSVGDLGDSGAISGRVIQERQSDRQQSEAALEAAIEQSLFQTRQSMIQAEAKRNDAERRLRIAKQTLGTLLGTLADSMGGLDVSPNELDVSRLTIQSPLTGTIESKTFSASERVAAQDELFVIADTSSLWVEADIRGRDWQSIHVSEGDVVRVSTPAMNMPPQPATVYTIGRQVDPASGAIPLVAKIDNSKWHFRPGLFARMAVPTETLHDVILVAGSAVVDLDGQTSVFVVSGDGFESVSVEVGSQSGGMVEIREGLTEGQLVVVSGAFALKSELLLEGEE, encoded by the coding sequence TTGAGCGCGCTCGTTGCGCTACTTGTCGTGGTCGCTGCTGCCTGGAATTTGAAGAACCGCGAATTGGGCACAAATCAGGTCGATGCTTCCGCAAGTGACGAAGCTGACCGCGAGGCATCGCCGACGATTGACTTCGACGACGCACAACGAATTTGTCTGAGCGATCGAAAGATCAACGTTGCAGGAATTCGTTGGGTAGAAGTTCAGCGTGGGACGCTCGTCGTCACACGGACTTTGCCGGCTCGATTCGCTTACGACGACACGCGTCACGTTTCATTGCGGACGCCAACAGACGGTGTGTTGGAATCCATCTTGGTCAAACCTGGAGATTCGGTTGATCGTGGGCAACCCGTCGCGGTGCTTCGCAGTCCGTCCATCGGAACGGCTCGAAACCAAATTTTGAGCGAAAAGGCGAAGTTGGACCTCGCCCAAGAAACCTATCGCTGGGAAGCCGACAGCCATGCTGGAGTCTCGGATCTGGCCAAACGGATTCGTGCCGGGGAAGCGATTGATGCGATCAAGCAATCATTGAAAGACAAAACGATCGGCGAATTTGGCGGGCAATTGCTGACGATGTACAGCAAATCAAACCTTGCCAACCAGCTTTCGCGTTCGGTTGGCGATCTTGGTGACAGCGGCGCGATCAGTGGTCGAGTCATTCAGGAACGGCAAAGTGATCGGCAGCAAAGCGAAGCGGCGCTCGAAGCGGCCATCGAACAATCGCTGTTCCAAACTCGGCAATCGATGATTCAAGCCGAAGCCAAGCGGAACGACGCGGAACGTCGACTGCGGATCGCGAAACAAACGCTTGGTACCTTGCTGGGGACACTGGCGGATTCGATGGGTGGATTGGATGTCTCACCCAATGAACTCGATGTTTCTCGGTTGACGATTCAGTCTCCACTGACAGGAACCATCGAAAGCAAGACGTTCTCGGCTTCGGAGCGAGTGGCGGCCCAGGACGAGTTGTTCGTGATCGCCGACACATCGAGCTTGTGGGTCGAAGCGGACATTCGCGGACGGGATTGGCAGTCCATTCATGTCAGCGAGGGGGACGTTGTGAGGGTGAGCACTCCCGCCATGAACATGCCTCCGCAGCCTGCCACGGTATACACCATCGGTCGACAAGTGGATCCGGCGTCGGGGGCGATTCCTTTGGTGGCAAAGATTGATAACTCCAAGTGGCACTTTCGACCGGGCTTGTTCGCTCGCATGGCGGTGCCAACGGAAACGCTGCACGACGTGATTCTTGTTGCTGGGTCCGCCGTGGTGGATCTGGATGGCCAGACGAGTGTATTCGTGGTCAGTGGAGACGGATTTGAATCGGTTTCCGTCGAGGTTGGGTCGCAGAGCGGCGGCATGGTCGAAATCCGAGAAGGTTTGACGGAGGGGCAGTTGGTCGTTGTCTCCGGTGCATTTGCTCTCAAGAGCGAACTGCTGCTGGAAGGAGAGGAGTGA
- a CDS encoding efflux RND transporter permease subunit: MIMLQRLIEFSLQNRFLVIVGTLLMAGLGIRSALLLPIDAVPDLTNTQVTVITSAGSLPPVEVERQVTYPIEWSMGGLPDVDEVRSVSKFGLSVITIVFNEGTDVYFANQQVGSRLSAAAASLPEGYGPPEVGPMTTALGEILQFEVRSELKTPMELRTLLDWEIAPKLKEVSGVTEINVMGGFYKTFEVRPDPDGLMDQGLTLEELYSRIEAANANAGGGYVIHHDEQRFIRGQALLTSVDDLKSIVLRRGENGSPLLLSDVADVIIEPMSRQGAVSRDGRGEAVTGMVMMRIGKNSREVVGRIKERIAEVQATLPDDVTLDVIYDREDLINRTLHTVMKNLLEGGALVAIVLLITLGSLRAGIIVALAIPLSMLFASNMMLAMGISASLMSLGAIDFGLIVDSSVIMVENCVRRLSQRESGDEEASGEAEAGSLPRHSQLIGKAKTRMATIRDACMEVRGPTMFGELIIAVVYVPVLLLEGTEGKMFRPMAMTVLLALFGSFILSMTLMPALASLALPKNPHDHDLWPIRMLKKVYLPLVGRAIESPAVTALVAAFVFAVSIPVALNLGAEFMPRLNEGDLLVEAVRLPSASLEGAEIMARQVETELLKLPEVKTVFTKTGRPEIANDVMGVHQSDVWVMLNPPDTWPTAKSREELITEMEAMLSESVPGVAFGFTQPIEMRVDELVAGVKADVAVLLYGDDLETLSTKAKQIERTLRSVPGSADVKADIQSTLATLTIEPDREALARYGIDAQQVMDVVDALGGRPVGEVIDGRARFPIQVRLPENWRSDVELLKQLPVALAGGKPVPMYEVAGIQLEQTPPTVEHEDGRRRTFVSANVRGRDVASFVTEAQSMVARDVTLPPGYELRWGGDFENLQSASRRLAIITPIILIVIFLLLLTSFNSASLASLIFLCVPIAASGGVFALMLRDMPFSIAAGVGFIALFGVAVLNGLVWVSDAEHHRVAGTGAREAARRAAADRLRPVLMTAMVASLGFLPMALSTSDGAELQRPLATVVIGGLITSTLLTCVVIPAIYPWFSSGPPPASIDD; this comes from the coding sequence GTGATCATGCTTCAAAGACTGATTGAGTTTTCGCTCCAGAATCGTTTTTTGGTCATCGTCGGCACTCTGTTGATGGCAGGTTTGGGGATCCGCAGCGCACTGTTGCTGCCGATTGACGCGGTTCCCGATTTGACCAACACGCAGGTCACGGTCATCACGTCGGCCGGATCGTTGCCGCCGGTCGAGGTCGAACGTCAAGTGACCTATCCAATCGAATGGTCGATGGGCGGACTGCCTGACGTCGACGAAGTTCGCAGCGTTTCTAAATTTGGATTGTCGGTCATCACGATCGTCTTCAACGAAGGAACCGATGTGTACTTCGCCAACCAACAAGTTGGTTCGAGGTTGTCGGCAGCCGCGGCAAGTTTGCCGGAAGGCTATGGCCCGCCTGAAGTTGGGCCGATGACCACCGCGTTGGGAGAGATCCTGCAGTTCGAAGTTCGTAGCGAATTAAAAACGCCGATGGAGCTGCGGACGTTGCTCGATTGGGAAATCGCACCGAAGTTGAAGGAAGTCAGCGGTGTGACCGAGATCAACGTGATGGGAGGTTTCTACAAAACGTTCGAGGTTCGGCCTGACCCAGATGGCTTGATGGATCAAGGTTTGACTCTGGAGGAACTTTATTCGCGAATCGAAGCGGCCAATGCGAACGCCGGTGGTGGCTATGTCATTCACCATGACGAGCAGCGATTCATTCGCGGGCAGGCATTGCTCACCAGCGTGGATGATCTGAAGAGCATCGTTTTGCGGCGGGGAGAAAACGGGTCGCCGTTGCTGTTGTCTGACGTCGCCGACGTCATCATCGAACCAATGTCGCGCCAGGGGGCGGTCAGTCGAGACGGCAGGGGCGAAGCGGTGACGGGAATGGTGATGATGCGCATCGGCAAGAACTCTCGCGAAGTCGTTGGACGCATCAAAGAACGGATTGCAGAGGTGCAGGCGACGCTTCCCGATGATGTGACCTTGGACGTGATTTATGACCGGGAAGATTTAATCAATCGGACGCTTCACACGGTGATGAAGAACTTGCTCGAAGGCGGGGCGTTGGTTGCCATCGTTTTGCTGATCACCTTGGGCAGTCTCCGAGCTGGAATCATCGTTGCGTTGGCCATTCCGCTGTCGATGTTGTTTGCGTCCAACATGATGTTGGCTATGGGGATCTCCGCGAGTTTGATGAGTTTGGGGGCGATTGACTTTGGATTGATCGTGGATTCCTCCGTCATTATGGTCGAAAACTGTGTTCGTCGACTATCACAAAGAGAATCCGGTGATGAGGAGGCATCCGGCGAAGCGGAGGCTGGCAGCTTGCCGAGGCATTCGCAATTGATAGGAAAAGCCAAGACGCGAATGGCGACGATCCGAGATGCCTGCATGGAAGTTCGCGGGCCAACAATGTTTGGTGAACTGATCATCGCGGTGGTCTATGTCCCCGTGCTGTTGCTCGAAGGAACCGAAGGAAAAATGTTTCGTCCGATGGCGATGACGGTCCTCTTGGCTCTTTTCGGCTCCTTCATTTTGTCGATGACGTTGATGCCCGCACTCGCGTCATTGGCACTTCCAAAGAATCCGCATGATCACGATCTGTGGCCGATTCGGATGTTGAAGAAGGTCTACTTGCCGTTGGTCGGTCGTGCGATCGAGTCGCCCGCAGTCACCGCATTGGTCGCCGCATTTGTTTTCGCGGTCAGTATTCCCGTGGCTCTGAACTTGGGGGCCGAGTTCATGCCGCGACTCAACGAAGGCGATCTGTTGGTCGAAGCGGTCCGGTTGCCCAGTGCATCGTTGGAAGGTGCCGAGATCATGGCACGGCAAGTCGAAACAGAATTGTTGAAGTTGCCGGAAGTCAAAACGGTGTTCACAAAAACCGGCCGACCTGAAATAGCCAATGATGTCATGGGGGTTCACCAAAGCGATGTGTGGGTGATGTTGAATCCGCCGGATACATGGCCGACGGCTAAATCGCGGGAAGAGCTGATCACGGAGATGGAAGCGATGCTTTCCGAGAGCGTTCCTGGCGTCGCCTTTGGATTCACGCAGCCCATTGAGATGCGTGTTGACGAGTTGGTTGCTGGAGTGAAGGCGGATGTGGCGGTGCTTTTGTATGGAGACGACCTGGAGACTCTTTCAACGAAAGCCAAGCAGATCGAACGTACGCTTCGCAGTGTCCCAGGATCAGCCGATGTGAAGGCCGACATTCAATCGACACTCGCGACGTTGACGATCGAACCTGACCGAGAAGCGTTGGCCAGGTATGGCATCGACGCTCAGCAAGTCATGGATGTGGTGGATGCATTGGGCGGCCGTCCGGTGGGCGAAGTGATTGACGGCCGAGCGAGATTCCCGATCCAGGTGCGTCTTCCGGAAAATTGGCGGAGCGATGTTGAGTTGCTCAAGCAGTTGCCCGTTGCTTTGGCAGGAGGAAAGCCGGTACCGATGTATGAGGTTGCCGGCATTCAGTTGGAACAAACGCCACCCACGGTGGAGCATGAGGACGGCCGCCGACGCACGTTTGTTTCAGCGAACGTGCGGGGACGCGATGTCGCTTCGTTTGTTACCGAAGCACAATCCATGGTGGCTCGCGATGTGACTTTGCCGCCAGGATACGAACTGCGGTGGGGAGGCGATTTTGAGAACCTTCAATCCGCCAGTCGTCGTTTGGCCATCATCACACCAATCATCTTGATTGTGATCTTCTTACTGCTCTTGACCTCCTTCAATTCCGCTTCGTTGGCCTCGCTGATCTTTTTGTGTGTGCCCATCGCCGCCAGTGGTGGCGTGTTCGCGTTGATGCTTCGTGACATGCCATTCAGCATTGCCGCGGGAGTGGGGTTCATCGCACTGTTTGGTGTGGCGGTCTTGAACGGATTGGTATGGGTGAGTGATGCCGAGCATCACCGCGTCGCTGGCACGGGGGCTCGGGAAGCGGCGCGAAGGGCAGCCGCCGATCGATTGCGTCCGGTGCTGATGACCGCGATGGTTGCCAGTTTGGGATTCCTGCCGATGGCCCTGTCCACCAGCGACGGTGCGGAATTGCAACGCCCACTCGCAACGGTCGTCATTGGTGGCCTGATCACCAGCACACTGCTAACTTGCGTTGTAATCCCCGCGATTTACCCTTGGTTTTCATCGGGACCGCCGCCGGCGTCGATTGATGATTGA
- a CDS encoding RNA polymerase sigma factor, which produces MSQGPETQASLIGKLNEQASEEVWTEFVTIYRPLVVRVALAKGLQHADAEDLTQDVFAAVRRSLTKFESRGSGSFRAWLFQITRNLVVNHLTRSKGPVGSGDSQVQQWLMQQPERDNETATLFDHELRRQQFQLAADRVQPHVEPATWQSFWMTAVEGKSISCVAESLGKSEGSVRMAKCRVLARLQQEAQAISGQWETEA; this is translated from the coding sequence ATGTCGCAAGGTCCGGAAACACAAGCGTCGCTGATTGGCAAGCTGAATGAACAGGCTTCGGAAGAAGTTTGGACGGAGTTTGTCACGATCTATCGGCCGCTGGTGGTTCGGGTTGCCTTGGCGAAAGGATTGCAGCACGCGGACGCGGAAGATTTGACGCAAGACGTATTCGCGGCGGTGCGACGGTCGCTGACCAAGTTTGAATCGCGTGGCAGCGGTTCGTTTCGTGCTTGGTTGTTCCAAATTACTCGCAACTTGGTCGTCAATCATCTGACGCGTTCCAAGGGACCGGTCGGATCGGGTGACAGTCAGGTTCAACAGTGGTTGATGCAGCAACCCGAACGAGACAACGAAACGGCCACCTTGTTCGACCACGAACTGCGTCGTCAGCAATTCCAACTCGCCGCCGATCGTGTGCAACCGCATGTGGAACCCGCGACGTGGCAATCCTTTTGGATGACGGCCGTCGAGGGCAAATCCATCTCCTGCGTCGCGGAATCGCTCGGGAAGTCCGAGGGATCCGTGCGAATGGCAAAGTGCCGCGTGTTGGCTCGTTTGCAACAAGAAGCTCAAGCAATTTCTGGTCAGTGGGAGACGGAAGCATGA
- a CDS encoding serine/threonine-protein kinase — MIARIRDEKHDGGLHYDRETLNDYLHDRLDADTHEVTQHIEVCEQCQAHVERLVTDHVTWEEVGELLREPIANGGEHRSDDFEFESEAKDRSSWIQFLQPSEAPGSIGRFARYEIHQILGRGGMGIVMEATDTSLGRRCAVKVLAPELATSAAARKRFSREAKSAAAVVHPHVVPIQTVDEHEGLPYLVMPVVDGPSLQQRVDRDGPLSLIETVRIASQIADGLAAAHEQGLVHRDIKPANVLLENGVERVQITDFGLARAVDDASMTRSGVIAGTPQYMSPEQAHGDSIDHRSDLFSLGSVIHFMLSGRSPFRAETTMGVLNRIGNDQPRSLRQINPDVPEWLDAIVARLLSKDPDLRYQSSSEVAELLTAWQAHLLDPANAKAPESASQAKTLVSGSGIGGRFNGKLPWFLAAGMFGFFAWATTVIILQTDQGTLRIESAADANVPIVIRKGDEVVEELTVTSDGASVEVKAGEYVIEIAGEADGFEVLDQSVVIQRGETQVARVALLASEASDRPSVIERRMEGQEPPKISPFTRMDFEDGKVLVRYESKDYEWLAVDRFPCKYLGRQTRSRYGRKWKKRLSEDLVEVLWGMNHFPGNTVHLLLKDLKTGEVRTIKDAKMTEANRNELYRDNEHNQPENDGDVESTDPLENRFPMHWGGGPAGYQVLVDRSVKHSGEFSASLESTSQSWQPSFGTIVQAIQATEYTGKRIRFSGFIKTDKTEAAGLWLRVDSAERGTVAFDNMQSRRIEGTNDWQEVQIVLDVPKDASVLTFGAILSGAGRLWVDDLSLAVVDQDVESTRPPMQGRKQEIQVAEGLSESPLNLDFELGVGLVLIRPGKKSVFERLSEVFSGEDDFRAGFEPM, encoded by the coding sequence ATGATCGCACGCATTCGAGATGAGAAGCACGACGGTGGACTTCACTACGATCGAGAAACGCTCAACGACTACCTGCACGATCGCTTGGACGCGGACACGCACGAAGTCACGCAGCACATCGAGGTCTGCGAGCAATGTCAAGCTCACGTGGAGCGTTTGGTCACCGATCACGTGACGTGGGAGGAAGTCGGCGAGTTGCTTCGGGAGCCGATCGCGAACGGCGGCGAACACCGCTCGGACGACTTTGAATTCGAATCCGAAGCCAAGGATCGCTCGAGTTGGATCCAGTTCCTTCAGCCTTCCGAAGCCCCCGGATCCATCGGCCGTTTTGCACGCTATGAGATTCATCAAATCCTTGGCCGCGGCGGGATGGGAATCGTGATGGAAGCGACGGATACATCACTCGGCCGTCGCTGCGCGGTAAAGGTTCTCGCACCTGAGTTGGCCACGTCCGCCGCCGCCCGCAAACGTTTTTCGCGGGAAGCCAAAAGTGCCGCGGCGGTGGTTCATCCGCATGTGGTTCCGATTCAAACGGTCGACGAACACGAGGGACTGCCTTATTTAGTCATGCCGGTTGTGGATGGCCCGAGCCTGCAACAACGAGTCGATCGCGACGGGCCGTTGTCCTTGATCGAAACGGTACGCATCGCATCCCAGATCGCCGATGGTTTGGCGGCTGCACACGAGCAAGGTTTGGTGCATCGCGATATCAAACCCGCCAACGTGCTGCTCGAAAACGGCGTCGAGCGAGTTCAAATCACGGACTTTGGTTTGGCTCGAGCGGTGGACGACGCCAGCATGACTCGCAGTGGCGTGATCGCCGGAACGCCGCAGTACATGTCTCCCGAACAAGCCCATGGGGATTCGATCGATCATCGCAGCGATCTGTTTTCGCTGGGCAGCGTGATCCACTTCATGTTGTCCGGTCGCAGCCCGTTTCGAGCGGAAACGACGATGGGAGTTCTCAACCGAATTGGCAACGACCAACCAAGATCGCTTCGACAGATCAACCCGGATGTTCCCGAGTGGCTTGATGCGATTGTGGCGAGATTGCTGAGCAAAGATCCCGACCTTCGTTACCAAAGTTCGTCGGAGGTCGCTGAGTTGCTAACAGCTTGGCAAGCTCATTTGCTGGATCCGGCCAACGCCAAAGCACCTGAGTCCGCATCGCAAGCTAAGACGCTGGTAAGTGGATCCGGCATCGGCGGGCGTTTCAATGGCAAGCTGCCTTGGTTTCTTGCCGCCGGGATGTTTGGTTTCTTCGCTTGGGCGACGACCGTCATCATTCTGCAGACCGACCAGGGAACACTCCGGATTGAAAGCGCCGCAGACGCAAACGTGCCGATTGTGATTCGCAAAGGAGATGAGGTCGTCGAGGAATTGACGGTAACCAGCGACGGTGCATCCGTCGAAGTGAAGGCGGGCGAGTATGTGATTGAGATCGCTGGAGAAGCGGACGGGTTCGAGGTGTTGGACCAGTCCGTCGTCATTCAACGTGGTGAGACACAGGTGGCAAGGGTCGCGTTGCTTGCATCAGAAGCGTCTGATCGACCCAGCGTGATTGAACGGCGAATGGAAGGCCAGGAACCGCCCAAGATCTCGCCGTTCACTCGGATGGATTTTGAGGATGGAAAAGTCCTGGTGCGTTATGAGTCCAAGGACTATGAGTGGCTGGCAGTGGATCGGTTTCCGTGCAAATATTTGGGTCGGCAAACCCGGTCGCGCTACGGTCGCAAGTGGAAAAAACGATTGAGTGAGGACTTGGTTGAGGTGCTCTGGGGGATGAATCATTTTCCTGGAAACACAGTGCATCTTCTCCTGAAGGATCTCAAGACAGGTGAGGTCCGAACAATCAAAGATGCGAAAATGACCGAGGCAAATCGAAACGAACTGTATCGGGACAACGAGCACAATCAACCGGAGAATGACGGCGATGTTGAGTCAACCGACCCACTCGAAAATCGGTTCCCAATGCACTGGGGAGGAGGTCCTGCTGGGTACCAAGTGCTGGTTGATCGATCAGTCAAACACTCTGGTGAGTTCAGTGCGTCGTTGGAAAGCACCAGTCAATCGTGGCAGCCAAGTTTCGGGACGATCGTCCAAGCGATTCAAGCTACCGAGTACACCGGAAAGCGGATTCGTTTCAGCGGTTTCATCAAGACAGACAAGACGGAGGCTGCCGGCTTGTGGTTGCGAGTCGATTCTGCCGAGCGTGGGACAGTCGCGTTCGACAACATGCAGTCTCGCCGAATCGAGGGAACCAATGACTGGCAGGAAGTGCAAATCGTTTTGGACGTTCCCAAGGATGCTTCGGTGCTGACGTTTGGTGCGATTCTCTCCGGGGCTGGTCGCCTTTGGGTGGACGACTTATCGCTCGCGGTTGTTGATCAGGATGTTGAATCTACAAGACCACCGATGCAGGGGAGGAAACAGGAAATTCAAGTCGCTGAGGGGCTGTCTGAGAGCCCACTGAATCTTGATTTTGAGTTGGGGGTTGGTTTGGTTCTCATTCGACCTGGCAAGAAGAGTGTTTTCGAGCGATTGTCGGAGGTCTTTTCAGGAGAGGATGATTTTCGGGCAGGTTTTGAACCGATGTGA
- a CDS encoding AAA family ATPase, producing the protein MIHRIAIAGYRSIRSLTVRLGELTVVTGPNGSGKTNLYRSLRLIASAANGNLNQSLAEEGGFESVLWAGPETIPNEMKRGEVPVQGTLRRKPIALKLAFSADPMSYCIDLGRPVPSNSMFDGDPEIKRECIWTGPTPDARSLCVDRKGANLRCRSGKGKWQDIDLHLSRGTSLMTEYADPFAAPEIIVMKEQLRGWRFYDTFRCDSHAPARLPSPQTFTPVMANDGSNLAAALQTIREIGDSHIVEQAIEEAFPGSQLYVQSGESGMQVVLTQPGMLRGLTARELSDGTLRYLLLLAALFSPRPPELLVLNEPETSLHPDLIGPLANMICRAAERSQVIVVSHNQHLVAQLERDDICVPVRLNKATGETIVEGTDLLSQHGWKWPAR; encoded by the coding sequence TTGATCCACCGCATTGCAATCGCCGGCTACCGTTCGATTCGCTCGCTGACCGTGCGACTGGGTGAGTTGACGGTGGTCACCGGTCCAAATGGCAGCGGTAAAACCAATCTGTATCGTTCGCTGCGTTTGATCGCCTCCGCAGCCAATGGCAACCTGAATCAATCGTTGGCGGAAGAAGGCGGATTTGAATCGGTCCTTTGGGCTGGCCCAGAGACGATCCCCAACGAAATGAAACGCGGTGAGGTTCCCGTGCAAGGAACCTTGCGTCGAAAACCAATCGCATTGAAGCTCGCCTTCTCCGCCGATCCGATGAGCTACTGCATCGACCTTGGTCGCCCCGTTCCATCCAACTCCATGTTCGATGGTGATCCGGAGATCAAACGCGAATGCATTTGGACCGGGCCGACGCCGGATGCGAGATCGCTGTGTGTTGATCGCAAAGGAGCGAACTTGCGATGCCGATCGGGGAAAGGCAAATGGCAAGACATCGACTTGCATTTGTCTCGCGGGACAAGCCTGATGACCGAGTACGCCGATCCTTTTGCGGCTCCCGAGATCATCGTGATGAAAGAGCAATTGCGGGGTTGGAGGTTCTACGACACGTTCCGATGTGACTCGCACGCACCCGCTCGATTGCCATCGCCTCAGACGTTCACTCCGGTGATGGCCAACGACGGATCCAACTTGGCCGCGGCACTGCAAACGATCCGTGAGATCGGCGACAGTCACATCGTCGAACAAGCGATTGAAGAAGCCTTCCCTGGTTCGCAACTCTACGTGCAATCCGGCGAGAGCGGCATGCAAGTCGTGCTGACTCAGCCCGGCATGCTGCGTGGTCTCACGGCGAGAGAATTGTCCGATGGGACGCTTCGGTATCTGCTGTTGCTGGCCGCATTGTTCTCACCGCGACCACCCGAGTTGTTGGTGTTGAACGAACCCGAAACCAGCTTGCACCCGGACCTGATCGGACCGCTGGCAAACATGATCTGCCGAGCCGCCGAGCGAAGCCAAGTCATTGTCGTCAGTCACAATCAACATCTCGTTGCCCAACTGGAACGGGACGACATCTGTGTGCCGGTGCGCCTGAACAAAGCGACGGGTGAAACCATCGTCGAAGGAACCGACTTGCTGAGCCAGCACGGATGGAAGTGGCCGGCGCGTTAG
- a CDS encoding methyltransferase family protein: protein MTNRHAQQTPSNETATSDTPVRIVSAYLAVQAFGTLAWWVLLFAIPSSIDWFQPKVWPDGALLSFWMADFVLIIAGSLLAAICVWRRASSAATLVWVVAAVTWYPTLVCIATSLQTGEAWIASAMMVCMAGLSLAMATIHGNTSQSPATIRVASMSPAVATALTLGQTVIFWGTFLWVLPMGIVELQLRLGWQVFQHPLQSPLSGGLFLVASSLGLWSGITMAIRGDGTPLPTVTAPRLVIAGPYRYVRNPMALAGIVQGIAVGWFLGSLSVIAYALCGAVVWHVFVRPVEERDLQLRFGADYHRYQKHVRLWIPTVPFS from the coding sequence GTGACCAACCGCCACGCGCAACAAACGCCAAGCAACGAGACCGCGACCAGCGACACTCCCGTTCGGATTGTCTCGGCCTATCTCGCGGTGCAAGCCTTTGGCACGCTGGCGTGGTGGGTGCTGCTGTTCGCTATTCCATCCAGCATCGATTGGTTTCAGCCGAAGGTTTGGCCCGACGGTGCACTGCTTTCGTTTTGGATGGCGGACTTCGTGTTGATCATCGCTGGCTCACTCTTGGCCGCGATTTGCGTGTGGCGTCGAGCGTCTTCGGCCGCCACGTTGGTCTGGGTCGTTGCCGCGGTCACTTGGTACCCGACCTTGGTGTGCATCGCGACCAGTCTTCAAACCGGAGAAGCTTGGATCGCATCGGCGATGATGGTTTGCATGGCGGGGTTGTCGCTGGCCATGGCAACGATCCATGGAAACACTTCACAATCTCCTGCCACGATTCGTGTTGCTTCGATGAGTCCTGCCGTTGCAACCGCGTTGACTCTGGGGCAAACCGTGATCTTCTGGGGGACGTTTCTGTGGGTGCTGCCGATGGGAATCGTTGAACTGCAACTTCGACTCGGATGGCAAGTGTTTCAACATCCACTGCAGTCACCATTGTCCGGTGGTTTGTTTCTTGTTGCATCGTCGCTTGGGCTATGGAGCGGTATCACGATGGCGATTCGTGGCGATGGCACGCCTCTGCCCACGGTCACCGCACCTCGTTTGGTGATCGCCGGGCCGTACCGCTACGTTCGCAACCCGATGGCACTCGCGGGCATCGTTCAGGGCATCGCAGTGGGATGGTTCCTCGGCAGCCTTTCTGTCATTGCTTACGCCCTGTGCGGGGCAGTGGTCTGGCACGTCTTTGTCCGCCCGGTCGAAGAACGCGATCTTCAGCTTCGGTTCGGGGCAGACTATCATCGTTACCAGAAACACGTCCGACTCTGGATCCCCACGGTGCCTTTCTCTTGA